A genome region from Nocardia sp. NBC_00565 includes the following:
- a CDS encoding PaaX family transcriptional regulator, translating into MNSPRTDRAIAGAVLDDLDARPGSATSLARTVLGAFVRDLGGWIAIADFTELLALLGVPAQTTRTTVTRLKGKGVLRAESRGGRNGYALTDAAIAMFERGDPRIFGFRQMTPEDGWRLLSFGIPESERAARHQLRRRLSSIGCGTASAGLWIYPEYLAAEAAAIVTALELDRYVTSFRATDPAVPGTLREAAAQWWDLNDLAAKHRGFHEQHRHILDLDDTSDRNAFAHFIPMLDEWRIIPYLDPGLPDEMLPHDWPGPASVQLFAEARQRYLEPSRRWVRALVEKP; encoded by the coding sequence ATGAACTCGCCGCGCACTGACCGAGCGATCGCGGGCGCGGTCCTCGACGATCTGGATGCCCGGCCGGGTAGCGCGACATCCCTGGCTCGCACGGTGCTCGGCGCATTCGTCCGCGACCTCGGCGGATGGATCGCGATCGCGGACTTCACCGAACTGCTCGCCCTGCTGGGCGTTCCAGCGCAGACCACCCGCACTACAGTGACCCGACTGAAGGGCAAAGGCGTGCTGCGCGCCGAAAGTCGCGGCGGGCGTAATGGTTACGCCCTGACCGACGCCGCGATCGCGATGTTCGAGCGAGGCGACCCGCGAATCTTCGGATTCCGCCAGATGACCCCGGAGGACGGGTGGCGACTGCTGTCGTTCGGTATCCCGGAATCCGAACGTGCTGCGCGACACCAGCTTCGGCGACGACTGTCCTCGATCGGCTGTGGCACGGCGTCGGCGGGGCTGTGGATCTACCCGGAGTATCTCGCGGCGGAGGCAGCCGCGATCGTCACGGCACTGGAACTCGACCGCTACGTGACCTCGTTCCGCGCCACCGACCCCGCCGTTCCCGGCACACTGCGGGAGGCCGCCGCGCAGTGGTGGGACCTGAACGATCTGGCGGCCAAGCACCGCGGCTTCCACGAACAGCATCGCCATATCCTCGACCTCGACGACACCAGCGACCGAAATGCCTTCGCGCACTTCATCCCGATGCTCGACGAGTGGCGGATCATCCCCTATCTCGACCCCGGACTGCCCGACGAGATGCTGCCCCACGACTGGCCGGGACCCGCCAGCGTCCAGTTGTTTGCCGAGGCTCGTCAGCGCTATCTCGAACCCAGTCGGC
- a CDS encoding kynureninase: MTDFATRALELDRSDPLRDYPALFLGSDDPQVVAYLDGNSLGRPTRATARRLADFVTAGWGGRLIRGWDEQWFDLPLTIGDRIGAAVLGAAAGQTTVGDSTTVLLYKLARGALALRPDRTEIVLDRDNFPTDRYLLESISTELGLTLRWIEPDAAGGVSARDVVDAVSERTALVVLSHVAYRSGYLLDAPAISAAAHDAGALLLLDLCHSVGSVEIELDTWAVDFAVGCTYKYLNGGPGAPAFAYVAAAHQAEFGQPIWGWMGRENPFEMAQGYVPAAGIRRVISGTPAIVGMIPIQDTLDLIEEVGMTAVRAKSVALTEFALELTRSWLLPLGVQVSSPLDAARRGGHVTIDHPRFREITARLWQRGVIPDFRPPQGIRLGLSPLSTTFGEVFAGVSAIRDELAAH, translated from the coding sequence ATGACCGACTTCGCCACACGCGCACTGGAACTCGACCGCAGCGATCCGTTGCGCGACTATCCCGCGCTGTTCCTCGGTAGTGACGACCCACAGGTCGTCGCCTACCTCGACGGCAATTCCCTCGGACGTCCCACCAGGGCGACCGCACGACGACTCGCTGATTTCGTCACCGCCGGGTGGGGTGGTCGCCTCATTCGCGGCTGGGACGAGCAGTGGTTCGATCTGCCGCTGACCATCGGCGACCGCATCGGCGCCGCGGTGCTGGGCGCGGCCGCCGGGCAGACCACGGTCGGTGACTCCACGACCGTGCTGCTGTACAAGCTCGCCCGCGGCGCGCTGGCACTGCGGCCCGATCGCACCGAGATCGTGCTCGACCGGGACAACTTTCCTACCGACCGCTATCTGCTCGAGTCGATATCGACCGAGCTCGGACTGACGCTGCGGTGGATCGAACCCGATGCTGCCGGTGGCGTCAGCGCACGCGATGTCGTCGACGCCGTCTCCGAACGCACCGCACTCGTCGTGCTCAGCCATGTCGCCTACCGGTCCGGATATCTCCTCGACGCCCCCGCGATCAGCGCCGCCGCCCACGATGCCGGAGCACTGCTGCTGCTCGACCTGTGCCATTCGGTCGGGTCGGTGGAGATCGAACTCGACACGTGGGCAGTCGATTTCGCGGTCGGCTGCACCTACAAATACCTCAACGGCGGCCCCGGTGCGCCCGCATTCGCCTACGTCGCCGCGGCACATCAGGCCGAATTCGGGCAACCGATCTGGGGCTGGATGGGCCGGGAGAACCCGTTCGAGATGGCACAGGGCTACGTCCCCGCCGCCGGGATTCGACGGGTGATCAGCGGCACGCCCGCCATCGTCGGCATGATCCCGATCCAGGACACCCTCGACCTGATCGAGGAAGTCGGTATGACGGCCGTGCGGGCGAAGTCGGTGGCACTCACCGAATTCGCTCTCGAACTCACCCGGAGCTGGCTGCTCCCACTCGGGGTCCAGGTGTCCTCGCCGCTGGACGCCGCTCGCCGAGGCGGACACGTGACGATCGATCATCCGCGATTCCGGGAGATCACCGCACGACTGTGGCAACGCGGCGTGATCCCCGATTTCCGTCCGCCCCAAGGGATACGACTCGGGCTGAGTCCGCTGAGTACGACATTCGGCGAAGTGTTCGCCGGAGTGAGCGCTATCCGCGATGAACTCGCCGCGCACTGA
- a CDS encoding tryptophan 2,3-dioxygenase: MTPNHKTPALEQDIVTDFGSRMSYGAYLDLDTLLSAQHPVSRPERHDELLFIIQHQTTELWLKLVLHEIRAARAALDADDIGVALKGIARVKHIQQTLTEQWSVLATLTPTEYAQFRDFLGNSSGFQSHQYRAIEFILGNKNAAVLPVFESAPAAHEELATLLREPTLYDALWRHLARTGLDVPRSTLDRDVTEPHVLDPELLTLVQSIYEAPEQHWSTYEAFEELVDLEENFQLWRFRHLRTVLRVIGSSGGTGGSSGAGFLRRALDHTFFPELFAVRTWTGH; encoded by the coding sequence ATGACCCCGAACCACAAAACGCCTGCGCTAGAACAGGACATCGTCACCGATTTCGGCTCGCGCATGAGCTATGGCGCTTACCTCGATCTCGATACCCTGCTCAGCGCCCAGCATCCGGTCAGCCGACCGGAGCGGCACGACGAATTGCTGTTCATCATTCAGCACCAGACCACCGAGTTGTGGCTCAAGCTGGTACTGCACGAAATACGGGCCGCACGTGCGGCTTTGGATGCCGACGACATCGGTGTCGCACTCAAGGGCATCGCACGGGTGAAGCACATCCAGCAGACCCTGACCGAGCAGTGGTCCGTGCTGGCGACGCTGACGCCCACCGAATATGCCCAGTTCCGTGACTTTCTCGGGAATTCGTCGGGCTTCCAGTCCCATCAATACCGTGCCATCGAGTTCATCCTCGGCAACAAGAACGCGGCGGTCCTGCCGGTCTTCGAATCCGCTCCCGCAGCGCACGAGGAGCTGGCCACGCTCCTACGCGAGCCGACCCTCTACGACGCGCTCTGGCGACACCTCGCCCGCACCGGGCTCGACGTCCCCCGCTCCACACTGGACCGCGACGTCACCGAGCCGCACGTCCTCGACCCGGAGCTACTGACGCTGGTGCAGTCCATTTACGAAGCCCCGGAACAACATTGGTCGACCTACGAGGCCTTCGAGGAGCTGGTCGACCTCGAGGAGAACTTCCAGCTGTGGCGATTCCGGCATCTGCGCACCGTGCTGCGCGTCATCGGAAGTAGCGGCGGGACAGGCGGATCCAGCGGTGCCGGGTTCCTGCGACGCGCACTCGACCACACCTTCTTCCCCGAACTGTTCGCCGTGCGCACCTGGACCGGGCATTGA